The genomic segment AGCGTCTCCGACGACACCTGCTCCTTCACTCCCTCGGCCTCTTTCTTGGCGCGGATGGCCTGAGCGTCGGCCGCCTCGGCATGCGCGCGCCCGGCAAAATCGAAGAGGGGGAAGCGGATGGCCAGTCCGAAGCTCGCGTTGTGGCGCTGGAACTTCTTAAAGAAGTCCTCGAAATTGTTGAAGCGCGCGAACATGCCGTACGAACCGGCAAGGTCGACCTGCGGATACAGCGTCTTGTGCTGGCCTTCGGCGCGCATCTTCTGCGCCAGCGCGTTTTGCTCCGCCACCTTCACCGTGGGACTCGATTCCATCGCCCGCTTGCTGAGGTCGTCGTCCTGGCTCACCTCGGGCATCTTCGGCACGCTCTCGGTCACCGTCTCGATCGCTTCAGGCGCGAGCCCGGTGAGTTGTGAGAGTCGCAGGCGCTGCACATCGGCGGCGCCCTGCGTCTGCGCCATCCGCATGTGGACGCGCGCCGTACCCAGCTTCGCCCGCGTCATCACCATCTCGGAATCCACGCCCGCGCGCACGCGCTCGCCGGTGATCTGCTCCATGCGTTGCGCCGACTGCTCCTGCTGCTGCATCACCTTGAGCGAGCTGGTGAGCTTGTCGAGCTCGGTATACGCGCTCGCGGTCTCAAGGATCACCTGGTTGCGCTTGTCCTGGATGTTCAGCCCGCTCGCCTGCCAGTCGAGTTTTGCCGCCCTCATGAATGCCTGGTTGGCGGCGTTGATCACGTACTGCCGCGTGTCCACGTTGAAGATGGTGGGCGCCGAACCCTCGATCGACATGGGATACCCATACGACCATCCCAGCCCCGACCCCAGCGTCACCTGCGGCAGGTACAGGTTGCGCAGCTCGAGATAGTTCGAGTGCGCGCGCTGCTGATCGGCCGCGGCGATGGCCATCGTCCCGCTATGGCGCAGCGCCAGCTCGACCGCTTGCCGGAAAGTCACCGGCTCGGCCGCCGCATGCACGCTGCCAAAAAGCACGCTGCCCAAAAGAAAGCAGGACGAGGTCAGGAGAGAGGACAGAGAACGAGCTTTCATCACATCACCCGTGGAGTGGAGTCACGAAGTCTTTTATTAGACGCTTCGTTGTAATCGAGCGGGGACGCCTTTGCAACGGGTGAGCACGGAGCGAGCGCCGTACCGCGCGAGCAGAGTGCGAGGGGCGCGCAGCAGGAGCTGAGGGCGAAGCCCGTGGCGAGTAGCGTTGCGGCGCCCCTCGAAGAAAAGACGCTTCGTTGTAATCGAGCGGGAACGGGTTTGCAAACGGCAGGGAGTTCCCCCCTCCCTCTAGGGTCGCGGCCGACGATCCGGCGCCGATATGCTGCCGAACTGACACCTGCAATTTCAGAATCTTTTTCGTTTCCTGGGAAATCTCATGCAATACACGGACCGGGAACAGCTTTCCGATTATTCTTGGTAGAAGGTAAATGAGGTTTCATGGCTAGACGGATGCTCTTGATGCTTGCGGTCACAGCGCTACTGCTGGCTGGCCTTGGCTTCGTGAAGTTTCGCCAGGTAAAGGGCGCCATCGCGGCGCAAGCCAGCTTTCAGCCGCCTCCGGAAGCGGTCACCACGATGGTGGCGCGCGAGGAAGCGTGGCCGGCGACCGTCAACTCGATCGGCAGCGTGGTGGCGATCCGCGGCGTCACGGTCAGCGCCGATCTCCCCGGCATCGTACAGAAGATCAGCTTTGAGTCCGGCGCACCGGTCGCTGCCGGGGACGTCCTGGTACAGCTCGATACGCGGGAGGAGCAAGCGCAACTGGCGGACGCCGAGGCGCAGCGCGAGCTTGCGAATGTGAACTTCCGGCGCTATGAGGAACTGGTCAAGGAAGGCGTGATATCGCGCCTGGAGTATGACCGCGCGACCGCCGAGCAGCGCACACGCGACGCCAAGGTAGTGCAGATCCGTGCGACGATCGCGCGCAAGACCATCCGCGCGCCATTTTCGGGGATGCTGGGGATCCGTCAAGTGAATCTGGGGCAATACCTTGCCGGCGGCGCCCCTATCGTGCCGCTACAGGCGCTCGATCCTATTTACGTGAATTTCTCCGTACCGCAGCAAGCGCTCAGCGGGTTGAAGTCTGGGCAGGCCGTTCACGCCACCGCCGATGAGGATGCGACCGCGGACTTCGCCGGCCGGGTTACGGCGATCGATTCCGTTGTGGACCCGGCCACCCGTAACGTCCAGGTGCAGGCCACATTCCCGAACCGCGAACGCAGATTACATCCTGGCATGTTCGTGCAGACCAAGCTCTCATTCGGATCGAGCGATAGCGTGATCACGCTGCCGGCGTCCGCGATCAGCTACGCGCCTTACGGCGACTCGGTCTTCGTGGTCGCAGACCTGAAAGGCCCCAAGGGCGAGAGCTACCGCGGAGTGCGCCAGCAGTTCGTAAAACTTGGCGCGGCACGCGGCGACCAGGTCGCGGTCACCTCGGGCGTCAAGGTCGGGGAAGAGGTCGTGACCTCCGGCCTGTTCAAGCTGCGCAACGGCGCCGCCGTCAAGCCCAACAACAATGTGCAGCCTTCCAACAACCAGTCACCCAAGGTCGAGGACCGCTAAATGAGATTGACCGACCTTTTCATCCGGCGTCCGGTCCTCGCCATCGTCGTGAACCTGGTGATCCTCATCGCCGGATTGCAGTCCATCCGGTCGCTGAGCGTGCGGCAGTATCCGCGCAGTGATATTGCCATCGTGCGTGTCTCCACCGCTTACATCGGCGCCAACGCCAATCTGGTGCGCGGTTTCATCACCACTCCTTTGGAGCGCGTGATCGCCAGCGCCGATGGCATCGACTTCATGGAGTCATCGAGCGCGCAGGGCGTCAGCACCATCACCGTGCACCTGAAGCTCAACTACGACACCAACGCGGCGCTCACGCAGATCCAGGCCAAGGTCGCGCAGGTCCGCAACGATCTTCCGCCGGAAGCCGAAGCGCCGGTCATCGAGTTGGAGACGGCGGACAACCAGTTCGCCTCCATCTACCTGGGATTCTCTTCCGACTCGCTCGACCAGAATCAGATCACCGATTACCTGACCCGCGTGGTGCAGCCCAAACTGAGCGCCATCAGCGGCGTGCAGCGCGCGGACATCCTCGGCGACCGCACCTTTGCCATGCGCGTCTGGCTGAAGCCCGAGCGCATGGCCGCGCTCGGCATCTCGCCCTCGCAGGTGCGCACCGCGCTCGCCAATAACAATTCGCTCTCCGCGCTGGGAAGCACCAAAGGCTCCATGGTGTCGGTGAACCTGGTAGCCAACACCGATCTGAAGACGGCGGAGGAATTCCGCCAGCTCGTGGTCAAGCAGGAGAATGGCGCGGTCGTCCGCCTCGGCGACATCGCTGACGTGGTGCTGGGCGCGGAGAACTACGACTCCGACGTCCGCTTCAACGGCCAGAATTCCACCTTCATGGGGATCTGGGTGCTGCCCACGGCGAACTCGCTCGAGGTCATCAAAAAAGTTCGCGAAGCGATGAAGGAAGTGCAGGCGCAATTGCCGGTCGGGATGAAAGGCAGCGTCCCTTACGACTCGACCGCCTACATCCAGGACGCGATCAACGAGGTGTTCCAGACGCTCACCGAGACGCTCATCATCGTGGTGATCGTGATCTTCCTCTTCCTCGGGTCGGCGCGTTCCGCGCTCATCCCTGCCGTAGCTATCCCCATCTCTCTTATCGGCGCCGTATTCCTGATGCTGGTTGCCGGCTTCACCATCAACCTGCTCACGCTGCTGGCCATCGTGCTGTCCGTCGGCCTGGTGGTCGACGACGCCATCGTCATCGTCGAGAACGTGGAGCGGCACTTGCAACTGGGCGCGCCGCCGATGGAGGCGGCGATCCAGGCCGCGCGCGAGCTGGTCGGCCCCATCATCGCCATGACCATCACCTTGGCCGCGGTCTACGCCCCCATCGGCCTGCAGGGCGGGTTGACGGGCTCGTTGTTCCGCGAATTCGCATTCACCCTGGCCGGAGCCGTCCTCGTTTCCGGCATCGTCGCGCTCACGCTCTCCCCCATGATGAGTTCGCGGCTGTTGCGCAGCGGAGACGCCGAACGCGGCTTCGCCGGTTGGGTCAATCGGCGTTTCGACACTGTCCGCCGCGCGTACACCGGCGCTCTTACCGGGACGCTCCGGTTCCGCCCGGTCGTGCTCGTGCTGTGGGCCATCGTCGCGGTCCTTACCATCCCCTTCTACATGTTCTCGCAGAAGGAGCTGGCGCCGAGTGAGGATCAAAGTATTGTCTTCGGCGTGATCCAAGCCGCGCCGAACGCCACTTTGGAACAGACCCAGCTATTTGCGTCGCAGGTCTCGGATGTCTATCGCTCCTTCCCCGAAGGTGAGAGCTTTTTTCAGATCGTGAGCCCGAGTGGCGGATTTGGCGGCATGGTGACCAAGCCATGGAGCCAGCGCAAGAAGAGTACCCAGCAGCTTCAGCTGGAGGCAGCGAATAAGCTTTCCGCCATCCCGGGAGTGCGCGTCATCTCGCTGGTGCCGGCGCCGCTTCCCGGAGGCGGAGATTTCCCGGTGGATTTCGTGATCGCGTCCACGGCTGAGCCGGAGCGTCTCAACCAATTTGCCAATCAGCTGGTCACGAAAGCGATGGCGAGCGGCCTTTTCATGTTTGCGGATTCGGACGTGAAGTTCGACCAGCCTCAAACCGAGGTCGTTTTCGATCGCGACAAGCTGCGCGCGCAGGGCGTGGACCTTTCGAAGGCCGGCGCGGACCTTGCCACCATGCTCAGCGGCGACTACGTGAACCGGTTCAGCGTGCAGGGACGCAGTTACAAGGTGATCCCGCAGATCAAGCGCTCCGAACGCCTCACCACCGATCAGCTCAAGGACATCTACGTCACCGGAGCGGGTGACAAGCTGGTGCCGCTCTCGACTTTTGCGACGTTGAAGACCACCACGGAACCCCGCAATCTCAAGCGCTTCCAGCAGCTGAATGCCGTCCGCATCCAGGGTGTCATCCCGCCGAACGTATCGCTGGATACCGCATTGAAAATGCTTGAGGCCGAAGCGGCGGCCATCCTGCCGCCCGGCCAGGGCTTCACCGTGGACTACGCGGGCGAGTCCAGACAGCTGCGCACCGAAGGGGGAACGTTCTTCGCCACGTTCTTGCTCTCCGGCGTCCTGATCTATCTCGTGCTGGCGGCACAGTTCGAGAGTTTCCGCGATCCGCTCATCATCCTTGCCGGCTCCGTGCCCCTCGCCCTCTCGGGTGCGCTGCTGTTCTCGTTCCTCGGTCTCACCACCCTCAACGTTTACAGCCAGATCGGCTTGATCACCCTGGTGGGACTGGTGTCGAAGAACGGCATCCTGATCGTAGAGTTCGCCAACAAGCTTCAGGAACAAGGAAAGGACAAGCTGCACGCCGTGATCGAAGCTGCGACCACTCGCTTGCGGCCGATCCTGATGACGACCGCCGCTACCGTGATGGGACACCTGCCTCTCGTGTTTGCCCGGGGCCCAGGCGCCGGCGCTCGCAACAGCATCGGCATGATGCTGGTGACCGGAATGATCATTGGCTCGGCATTCACCCTGTTCGTGGTGCCATCGATCTATGTCCTGCTGGCACGGACTCACGTGCGTGCTGCCGCCGGCGCTGAAGGCGCCCCCGATGTAGACAAAGAGCTCGTGGAGGTCGCCTGAGTCAGCCGCGGAACAGTTTCCTGTTGGCTTCTTGGCGGTCAAATCGCCCACACCGCCAAATCCTTGGAACTTCCACGCCGCTCCAGTCGTAACCCTCGCAGCAGCCAGGGTGCGGATTGACAGTCCGAAAGGCGGCAGGTATCTTCCAATCGTCCCCCGCAAGCTAACGATCAACGATCAACGATTCATGCCGCCAGGGGCGCCGGTTTCTGGGCCTCGCGGCGTACGCGGCTCCCGCACCAGCCATCTCTAGAGGAGAACACCGAATGCAACGCAAGCTGTTTCTCGTAGTCCTTGCCCTGCTCATCGCCCTGCCCTTGGTCGCGCAAGACCTGACCGCCGACCAGATCATCGCCAAGAACATTGAGGCGCGCGGCGGCATGGCCAAGCTGAAGGCCGTGAAAACCATGAAGGCGACCGGGAAGATGATGGTGGGCCCCGGCATCGAAGCCCCGGTCATCGTCTACCAGCGCCGTCCCGACCAGATGCGCATGGAAATCACCGTCCAGGGCCTCACCCTCGTACAGGCGTATGACGGCAAGACCGGGTGGGCCATCGTCCCGTTCCAGGGCAAGAAGGATGCGGAGCAGATGACCGCCGACGACGTGAAGGAAGTCAAAGAGCAGGCCGATATCGATGGCGCGCTCGTCGACTACAAGCTCAAGGGCCACAAGGTCGAGCTGCTGGGTAAGGACAAGGTTGAAGGTTCAGACGCCTACAAGCTCAAGCTCACCCGCGCCAACGGCGACGTGGAGACCATCTACGTCGACGCCGACAGCTTCCTCGAAGTCAAGACCGAGGGCAAGCGCACCATACGCGGCACCGAGATGGAGACCGACAGCAACATCGGCGACTACAAGGAAGTCGATGGCCTGATCGTGCCCTTCTCCATCGACAGCGGCGCCAAGGGACGTCCCGAGCGCCAGAAGATCACGGTCGAGAAGTATGAGTTCAACGTCCCCGTGGACGCGGCCATGTTCGTGATGCCGCCTCCGGCTCCCAAGGCGGCAACGCCACCGGCAGACAAGGACAAGAAAGAGCCGGCGCCTGCGGCCACCACGCCCGCGGAGAAACCGAAGACGGCTGATAAACCCAAGAACTAGGCCCCGTCACCCATCGAATGAGGGAATCTATGTGGCAGCGTGTCCGGGACCTTCGCGTCCCCGTGCTCTTCGTGTTGCTGGTCACGGCATCGGCCCTGGCCGGGTTCACGCCAACTGGCGCCGCCCAAACTGGGTCCACACAAACGACGCCGGCTAAAAAAGCCGCGGCGAAGAAAGCGCCCGCCAAGCCATCCGCGTCCGCCGCGGCGGCGCCAGCCGCGGTTGCGCCCGCACCGCGGGCACAGATCGATGCCGACACCTTCGGCGGCTACGAAGCGCGGCCCATCGGGCCCGCCCAGACCGGCGGACGCGTTGCCGACCTCGACGCCGTGCACGAAGGCCAGAAGCTCACCATCTTCGTGGGCGCGGCTGCCGGCGGTGTCTTTCGATCGAAAGACGGCGGCGTCACCTTCAAGCCCATGTTCGATAAGCAGCCGGTGCTTTCCATCGGCGCCATCAAGATCGATCCCAACGACCCCAAGACCATCTGGGTGGGCACCGGCGAATCGTGGACGCGCAACAGCGTCTCGCTCGGCGGCGGGCTCTACCGCTCGAAAGACGGCGGCGACAGCTGGGAGTTCATCGGGCTGAAAGATTCCGAGCGCATCGCGCGCATCGCCATCAATCCCAAAGATTCGAACACGGTCTACGTCTGCGCCACCGGCCATCTCTGGAACGCCAACCAGGAACGTGGCCTCTACAAGACCACCGACGCGGGCAAGAACTGGACCAAGGTCCTCGCCGTCGACGAGAACACCGGCTGTGCCGATGTTTCCATGGACCCCACCGATCCCAATGTGCTTTACGCCGGCATGTGGCAGTTCCGTCGCAAGCCTTATGCGTTCGAGTCGGGCGGCCCGAAGAGTGGCTTCTTCAAATCCACCGACGGCGGCAAGACCTGGACGAAGCTCACCAACGGCCTGCCCGCCGGCGGCGAGCAAGACCCCATCGGCCGCATCGCGGTGGCGGTCGCGCCCTCGCAGCCGAATCGCGTCTACGCCCTCGTCGAGGCAAAACACACCGCGCTCTATCGTTCCGATGATGCCGGCGCGTCGTGGAAGGAGATGAACAACGCCTTCAACCTTACCGGGCGCCCGTTCTACTTTGCTCGCCTGGTGGTCGATCCCACCAATCCGGACCGCGTCTACAAGCCGGGCTTCAACTTCACCGTCTCCGATGACGGTGGCAAGACCTTTTCCGGCACCGGCCTCGGCGAGGGCGGCGGCGCGCACGGCGATTATCACGCCGTGTGGGTCGATCCCCAGAACAACGAGCGTTTGCTCGTGGGCACCGACGGCGGCGTTTACCAGTCACCCGACCGCGGCGCGCACTTCCGCTTTCTCTCCAACATCCCTATCGCCCAGCTCTACCATGTGAGCTACGACATGGATCGTCCCTACAACGTCTATGGCGGATTGCAGGATAACGGCACCTGGATGGGCCCCTCGACCTATCCCGGAGGCGTCTACAACCGCCACTGGCGCAACATCGGCTTTGGCGACGGCTTCTGGGCGATGGTCGAGCCCAAGGATCCCGACATCGTCTACGTCGAATACCAGGGCGGACATGCCTCGCGCGTGCGCAAATCCACCGGCGAGATGAAAGACATCCGCCCCCTGCCGCGTCCCACCGAGCCCGAGCTGCGCTTCAACTGGAACACCGGCATGCACCTGGGCGCGAAGTCCGGCAACCTCTACCTGGGTAGCCAGTTCCTCATGCGCTCCACCAACCGCGGCGATACCTGGGACCGCATCTCGCCCGACCTCACCACCGGCAATCCGGAGTGGTTGAAGCAGGAGGAGTCTGGCGGCGTGACCGTCGATAACTCCGACGCGGAGAAATACGAGACCATCTTCGCCATCTCCGAGTCGCCCCTGAACGCTCTCGTCATCTGGGTGGGCACCGACGATGGCAACGTGCAGCTCACCCGCGACGGTGGTAAGACGTGGAAGAACCTCACCAAAAACATCCCCGGTCTGCCCGCGAATACCTGGGTGTCGAGCATCAGCGCGAGCCGCTTCGCTCCCGGCACCGCGTACGCCACTTTCGACGGCCACATGACCGGCGACATGAAGCCCTACGTCTACGTGACGAAAGACTTCGGCCAGACTTGGACCGCGCTCGCGACCTCAGCCATGACCGGATTCGCCCACGTCATCCGCGAAGACCCGGTGAAGCCGAACCTGCTTTTCGTGGGCACCGAGTTCGGTCTCTTCCTCTCGCTCGATGGTGGCCAGGACTGGGCGCAGTTCACCGGCAACCTGCCCAGCGTCCCAGTGCGCGATGTGCAGGTGCATCCGCGGGATGGCGACCTGCTGATCGCTACCCACGGGCGCGGCTTCTACATCGTCGACGACCTCACGCCTATCCGCAACATGACGGCTGCGGTGCTCAACGCCGACGTTGCCTTCCTCCCGGTGCGCGATTCCGTGCTGCCCATCCCGCTCAACGAGCAGCGCTTCGATGGCGACCAGGAGTGGGATGGCCGCGCGCTCAGCGAGAACGCCGCCCTCGCCTACTACCAGAAGAAGCGCCACATCTTCGGCGATCTGAAGCTCGAGATCACCGACGCGAAAGGGAACCTCGTCACCACCCAGCCCGGCAACAAGCGCAAGGGGCTCGTCCGCATGGAGATTCCCACGCGCCTGAAGCCGCCGAAGGTCCCGGGCGGCGCTTCGCTCATCCAGAACCCGTACGCGCTCTACGGGCCGCGCCTCGCGCCCGGCACCTACACGGTGAAGATGACGAAAGGCAAAGAGACTTACACCACGCAGCTCAAGCTCGCCCCCGATCCGCGCTCCACCCACACCATCGCGGACCGCCTGGCGCAGCATGACCTGGTGATGAAGCTCTACAACCGGCTCACCGACTTGACCTACCTGGTCGAGAATGTGGTCGCCACCCGCGACGCCGCCCGCGAACGCGCCGCCAAGCTGCCCGCCGGCGACGCCGTGCGCGCTCAACTTGACGCGCTCGCCGCCGACATGGAAGCGCTGCGCAGCCGGCTCGTCGCCGTGAAGGAAGGCGGCGGCATCACCGGCGAGGAGCGCATCCGTGAAAAACTCGGCACCCTCTACGGCGCCGTCAATCAATACGACGGACGCCCCACACAAGACCAGTTCGATAACTTCGACACCATGAGTGGACGTCTCGACAAAGCCGCAGCAGACTTCAAAGCCGCAACGGATAAGGCGCTGCCCACGGTCAATCCCGGATTGGAAGGGAAGAAGCTCGCGCCCATCACGGTGCTGTCGCGCGACGACTGGAACAA from the Acidobacteriota bacterium genome contains:
- a CDS encoding TolC family protein: MLFGSVHAAAEPVTFRQAVELALRHSGTMAIAAADQQRAHSNYLELRNLYLPQVTLGSGLGWSYGYPMSIEGSAPTIFNVDTRQYVINAANQAFMRAAKLDWQASGLNIQDKRNQVILETASAYTELDKLTSSLKVMQQQEQSAQRMEQITGERVRAGVDSEMVMTRAKLGTARVHMRMAQTQGAADVQRLRLSQLTGLAPEAIETVTESVPKMPEVSQDDDLSKRAMESSPTVKVAEQNALAQKMRAEGQHKTLYPQVDLAGSYGMFARFNNFEDFFKKFQRHNASFGLAIRFPLFDFAGRAHAEAADAQAIRAKKEAEGVKEQVSSETLRLQRIVRQLAAAREVARLEHQLARGDSDAMNAKVEAGTASPRDREEMRVAESDKYSQFLDTDYELMKAQMQLLRMTGDIEGWALK
- a CDS encoding outer membrane lipoprotein-sorting protein — protein: MQRKLFLVVLALLIALPLVAQDLTADQIIAKNIEARGGMAKLKAVKTMKATGKMMVGPGIEAPVIVYQRRPDQMRMEITVQGLTLVQAYDGKTGWAIVPFQGKKDAEQMTADDVKEVKEQADIDGALVDYKLKGHKVELLGKDKVEGSDAYKLKLTRANGDVETIYVDADSFLEVKTEGKRTIRGTEMETDSNIGDYKEVDGLIVPFSIDSGAKGRPERQKITVEKYEFNVPVDAAMFVMPPPAPKAATPPADKDKKEPAPAATTPAEKPKTADKPKN
- a CDS encoding efflux RND transporter periplasmic adaptor subunit, which gives rise to MLAVTALLLAGLGFVKFRQVKGAIAAQASFQPPPEAVTTMVAREEAWPATVNSIGSVVAIRGVTVSADLPGIVQKISFESGAPVAAGDVLVQLDTREEQAQLADAEAQRELANVNFRRYEELVKEGVISRLEYDRATAEQRTRDAKVVQIRATIARKTIRAPFSGMLGIRQVNLGQYLAGGAPIVPLQALDPIYVNFSVPQQALSGLKSGQAVHATADEDATADFAGRVTAIDSVVDPATRNVQVQATFPNRERRLHPGMFVQTKLSFGSSDSVITLPASAISYAPYGDSVFVVADLKGPKGESYRGVRQQFVKLGAARGDQVAVTSGVKVGEEVVTSGLFKLRNGAAVKPNNNVQPSNNQSPKVEDR
- a CDS encoding efflux RND transporter permease subunit, producing MRLTDLFIRRPVLAIVVNLVILIAGLQSIRSLSVRQYPRSDIAIVRVSTAYIGANANLVRGFITTPLERVIASADGIDFMESSSAQGVSTITVHLKLNYDTNAALTQIQAKVAQVRNDLPPEAEAPVIELETADNQFASIYLGFSSDSLDQNQITDYLTRVVQPKLSAISGVQRADILGDRTFAMRVWLKPERMAALGISPSQVRTALANNNSLSALGSTKGSMVSVNLVANTDLKTAEEFRQLVVKQENGAVVRLGDIADVVLGAENYDSDVRFNGQNSTFMGIWVLPTANSLEVIKKVREAMKEVQAQLPVGMKGSVPYDSTAYIQDAINEVFQTLTETLIIVVIVIFLFLGSARSALIPAVAIPISLIGAVFLMLVAGFTINLLTLLAIVLSVGLVVDDAIVIVENVERHLQLGAPPMEAAIQAARELVGPIIAMTITLAAVYAPIGLQGGLTGSLFREFAFTLAGAVLVSGIVALTLSPMMSSRLLRSGDAERGFAGWVNRRFDTVRRAYTGALTGTLRFRPVVLVLWAIVAVLTIPFYMFSQKELAPSEDQSIVFGVIQAAPNATLEQTQLFASQVSDVYRSFPEGESFFQIVSPSGGFGGMVTKPWSQRKKSTQQLQLEAANKLSAIPGVRVISLVPAPLPGGGDFPVDFVIASTAEPERLNQFANQLVTKAMASGLFMFADSDVKFDQPQTEVVFDRDKLRAQGVDLSKAGADLATMLSGDYVNRFSVQGRSYKVIPQIKRSERLTTDQLKDIYVTGAGDKLVPLSTFATLKTTTEPRNLKRFQQLNAVRIQGVIPPNVSLDTALKMLEAEAAAILPPGQGFTVDYAGESRQLRTEGGTFFATFLLSGVLIYLVLAAQFESFRDPLIILAGSVPLALSGALLFSFLGLTTLNVYSQIGLITLVGLVSKNGILIVEFANKLQEQGKDKLHAVIEAATTRLRPILMTTAATVMGHLPLVFARGPGAGARNSIGMMLVTGMIIGSAFTLFVVPSIYVLLARTHVRAAAGAEGAPDVDKELVEVA
- a CDS encoding glycosyl hydrolase, which gives rise to MWQRVRDLRVPVLFVLLVTASALAGFTPTGAAQTGSTQTTPAKKAAAKKAPAKPSASAAAAPAAVAPAPRAQIDADTFGGYEARPIGPAQTGGRVADLDAVHEGQKLTIFVGAAAGGVFRSKDGGVTFKPMFDKQPVLSIGAIKIDPNDPKTIWVGTGESWTRNSVSLGGGLYRSKDGGDSWEFIGLKDSERIARIAINPKDSNTVYVCATGHLWNANQERGLYKTTDAGKNWTKVLAVDENTGCADVSMDPTDPNVLYAGMWQFRRKPYAFESGGPKSGFFKSTDGGKTWTKLTNGLPAGGEQDPIGRIAVAVAPSQPNRVYALVEAKHTALYRSDDAGASWKEMNNAFNLTGRPFYFARLVVDPTNPDRVYKPGFNFTVSDDGGKTFSGTGLGEGGGAHGDYHAVWVDPQNNERLLVGTDGGVYQSPDRGAHFRFLSNIPIAQLYHVSYDMDRPYNVYGGLQDNGTWMGPSTYPGGVYNRHWRNIGFGDGFWAMVEPKDPDIVYVEYQGGHASRVRKSTGEMKDIRPLPRPTEPELRFNWNTGMHLGAKSGNLYLGSQFLMRSTNRGDTWDRISPDLTTGNPEWLKQEESGGVTVDNSDAEKYETIFAISESPLNALVIWVGTDDGNVQLTRDGGKTWKNLTKNIPGLPANTWVSSISASRFAPGTAYATFDGHMTGDMKPYVYVTKDFGQTWTALATSAMTGFAHVIREDPVKPNLLFVGTEFGLFLSLDGGQDWAQFTGNLPSVPVRDVQVHPRDGDLLIATHGRGFYIVDDLTPIRNMTAAVLNADVAFLPVRDSVLPIPLNEQRFDGDQEWDGRALSENAALAYYQKKRHIFGDLKLEITDAKGNLVTTQPGNKRKGLVRMEIPTRLKPPKVPGGASLIQNPYALYGPRLAPGTYTVKMTKGKETYTTQLKLAPDPRSTHTIADRLAQHDLVMKLYNRLTDLTYLVENVVATRDAARERAAKLPAGDAVRAQLDALAADMEALRSRLVAVKEGGGITGEERIREKLGTLYGAVNQYDGRPTQDQFDNFDTMSGRLDKAAADFKAATDKALPTVNPGLEGKKLAPITVLSRDDWNKKQK